The Yersinia intermedia genome window below encodes:
- a CDS encoding ATP-binding protein: MRGRLFWKILLGFWFTFILMTQMLWVVFSFYGNRHEPPEREMVRQIAKLQVASAASVLQSGGLPALNTMTANWSAADKTHFSVLPVAALPPLAEEVPTTKAASQGSEPEFYRREVTTWAQDPDGQNYRVSYDIDGLRPVNQRGGPDENRHEILNIPIPMIWMGVLGGLFFSALLAWNLTRPMRQLRAGFERVAQGDLSVRLLPVMRRRHDELTEVARDFDSMAERLEALVSAREQLLHDVSHELRSPLARLQLAIGLAHQNPGNVESSLQRIEHESERLDKMIGELLALSRAESHHLADDDEYFDLHELVNVVVNDARFEAQVPGVEILLQVSPLIEYTVRGNAELMRRAIDNIVRNALRFSVHGQQVNVALSLVDKSYQIQVADQGPGVEESLLSSIFDPFVRVKSAMSGKGYGLGLAITRKVIQAHGGQVEARNGEQGGLVITLRVPRWLAVA, translated from the coding sequence ATGCGCGGACGGCTGTTCTGGAAAATCCTGCTAGGGTTTTGGTTTACCTTTATTTTAATGACTCAGATGTTGTGGGTGGTGTTTTCTTTTTACGGCAATCGCCATGAACCCCCTGAGCGTGAAATGGTGCGGCAAATTGCTAAATTGCAGGTTGCTTCGGCGGCATCGGTATTACAATCCGGTGGTTTGCCTGCGCTGAATACCATGACAGCGAACTGGTCAGCGGCAGACAAAACTCATTTTTCTGTATTACCGGTGGCGGCGCTGCCACCGCTGGCCGAAGAAGTGCCCACCACAAAGGCCGCTTCCCAAGGCAGTGAACCTGAATTTTACCGTCGTGAGGTGACCACTTGGGCCCAAGACCCGGATGGGCAAAACTACCGCGTTAGCTACGACATTGATGGTTTACGTCCCGTTAATCAGCGGGGTGGGCCGGATGAAAACCGCCATGAAATACTGAATATACCTATTCCTATGATTTGGATGGGAGTATTAGGCGGGTTGTTCTTCAGCGCGTTATTAGCCTGGAACCTAACGCGGCCAATGCGCCAGCTACGTGCCGGTTTTGAACGGGTGGCACAGGGGGATTTGTCGGTACGATTGCTGCCGGTAATGCGGCGGCGTCATGATGAGTTGACCGAAGTTGCGCGCGACTTTGACTCAATGGCCGAGCGCCTTGAAGCGCTGGTCAGTGCGCGGGAGCAATTACTGCATGATGTTTCCCATGAATTGCGCTCCCCGCTGGCGCGTTTGCAACTGGCGATTGGGTTAGCGCATCAGAATCCGGGCAATGTTGAAAGCTCATTACAGCGCATTGAACATGAGTCGGAGCGGCTGGATAAGATGATTGGCGAGCTGTTGGCGCTATCACGGGCTGAAAGCCACCATCTGGCTGATGATGATGAGTATTTCGATTTACACGAACTGGTCAACGTGGTGGTAAACGATGCCCGCTTTGAGGCGCAAGTTCCGGGGGTTGAAATCTTGCTACAGGTGTCACCACTAATTGAGTATACCGTTAGGGGTAATGCTGAGTTGATGCGGCGGGCTATTGATAACATTGTCCGTAACGCGCTGCGCTTCTCCGTTCATGGGCAACAGGTCAACGTCGCACTTTCACTGGTGGATAAGAGTTATCAGATTCAGGTTGCTGACCAAGGGCCAGGGGTTGAGGAGAGTCTGTTATCCAGTATTTTCGACCCGTTTGTGCGCGTTAAGTCTGCAATGTCTGGTAAAGGTTATGGTTTGGGATTAGCCATTACACGTAAAGTGATTCAGGCCCATGGCGGGCAGGTTGAAGCTCGCAATGGTGAGCAGGGGGGGTTGGTGATTACACTGCGGGTTCCACGTTGGCTTGCTGTGGCGTAG
- the crr gene encoding PTS glucose transporter subunit IIA, translating into MGLFDKLKSLVSDDKKDSGTIEIVAPLSGEIVNIEDVPDVVFAEKIVGDGIAIKPSGNKMVAPVDGTIGKIFETNHAFSIESDSGIELFVHFGIDTVELKGEGFKRIAEEGQRVKKGDVVIEFNLALLEEKAKSTLTPVVISNMDEIKELIKLSGSVIVGETPIIRIKK; encoded by the coding sequence ATGGGTTTGTTCGATAAACTGAAATCATTGGTTTCAGATGATAAAAAAGACAGCGGTACTATTGAAATCGTTGCACCATTGTCTGGTGAAATCGTCAACATTGAAGATGTTCCTGATGTTGTTTTTGCAGAGAAAATCGTTGGTGATGGTATTGCTATCAAGCCTTCAGGCAATAAAATGGTTGCTCCTGTTGACGGCACCATCGGTAAAATTTTCGAGACTAACCATGCTTTTTCTATCGAATCAGACAGCGGCATTGAGCTGTTCGTCCACTTCGGTATTGACACTGTTGAACTGAAAGGCGAAGGCTTTAAACGCATCGCTGAAGAAGGCCAACGCGTCAAGAAAGGTGATGTGGTTATTGAGTTCAATCTGGCCCTGCTGGAAGAGAAAGCCAAGTCTACATTGACGCCGGTTGTTATCTCCAATATGGACGAGATCAAAGAACTGATTAAGCTGTCCGGTAGTGTCATCGTTGGTGAAACACCGATTATTCGTATCAAGAAGTAA